One genomic segment of Fusobacterium nucleatum includes these proteins:
- the pflA gene encoding pyruvate formate-lyase-activating protein — MQGYINSFESFGTKDGPGIRFVVFMQGCPLRCLYCHNVDTWELKDKNYIYTPEEVLTELNKVKAFLSGGITISGGEPLLQSSFVLEVFKLCKENGIHTALDTSGYIFNEQAKKVLEYTDLVLLDIKHIDKEMYKKLTSVDLEPTLNFIKYLQEINKPVWIRYVLVPGYTDDIKDLNDWAEFVSQFDVVKRVDILPFHQMAIYKWEKTNREYKLKDTPTPNKEQIQKAEEIFKKYNLPLYKERG; from the coding sequence ATGCAAGGTTATATAAATTCTTTTGAATCTTTTGGAACAAAAGATGGTCCTGGAATAAGATTTGTAGTTTTTATGCAAGGTTGTCCTTTAAGATGTCTGTATTGTCACAATGTAGATACTTGGGAACTGAAAGATAAAAATTATATCTATACACCAGAAGAAGTCTTAACAGAGCTTAATAAAGTTAAAGCCTTTTTAAGTGGAGGTATCACTATTTCTGGTGGAGAACCTTTATTACAATCATCTTTTGTATTAGAAGTTTTTAAACTTTGTAAAGAAAATGGAATACACACTGCTCTTGATACTTCTGGATATATTTTTAATGAACAAGCAAAAAAAGTTTTAGAGTATACAGATTTAGTTTTATTAGATATAAAACATATAGATAAAGAAATGTATAAAAAACTTACCTCTGTTGATTTAGAACCTACCCTTAATTTCATAAAATATTTACAAGAAATTAATAAACCTGTTTGGATAAGATATGTCCTTGTTCCTGGTTATACTGATGATATAAAAGACTTGAATGATTGGGCGGAGTTTGTCTCACAATTTGATGTTGTTAAAAGGGTTGATATTCTCCCATTTCATCAAATGGCTATTTACAAATGGGAAAAAACAAATAGAGAATATAAGCTAAAAGATACACCAACACCTAATAAAGAACAAATTCAAAAAGCAGAAGAAATTTTTAAAAAATATAACTTACCTTTATATAAAGAAAGAGGCTAA
- a CDS encoding heavy metal translocating P-type ATPase, translating to MKKKKEVIIIISAILFAIALFVRMTQTLQLISMLAAYILLGKDTVLKAVKNVERGDFFDENFLMTVATLGAIMIGEYPEAVAVMLFYEVGELFQSYAINKSRKSIADMMDIKPEYANVIRDNKSEKVEPDEVQIDEIIEIKPGERVPLDAIIIKGESTLDTSALTGESFPVEVREGATILSGCININALILAKVTKEYFDSTVNKVLDLVENAAAKKSTSERLITRFAKIYTPIVISLAVLLAILPPIISGEYNFRLWIFRALSFLVVSCPCAFVISVPLSFFSGIGAASRAGVLIKGGNYLEALSKVDTVVFDKTGTLTKGVFNVQKVVVVDKNIKEDEFISLVAVAESGSNHPISKSIQKYYNKEIDKNSINSIKEISGKGIEAIVNNMKILVGNEKLVNVPNDLIIDDIGTILYVEIDNKFTGYTVISDEIKKDAEKAIEGLKDIGIKKSIMFTGDIEKVAKKVGENLGLDEIYSNLLPQDKVSKFEEIIKNKNSKGNVVFVGDGINDAPVLARADVGIAMGAMGSDAAIEAADVVIMTDEPSKIVTAIKSSKKTMKIAMQNIVLAFGVKAIALILSALGIADMWMAVFADTGVTILAVLNSFRALKVENQ from the coding sequence ATGAAGAAGAAAAAGGAAGTAATAATCATTATTTCTGCTATATTATTTGCAATAGCATTATTTGTAAGAATGACTCAAACTTTACAACTTATCTCAATGTTAGCAGCCTATATATTGCTTGGAAAGGATACTGTCTTAAAGGCTGTAAAAAATGTTGAAAGAGGAGATTTCTTTGATGAAAATTTTCTAATGACAGTAGCGACATTAGGAGCTATTATGATAGGTGAATATCCAGAAGCAGTTGCAGTTATGCTTTTCTATGAAGTTGGAGAATTATTTCAAAGTTATGCAATCAATAAATCAAGAAAATCTATTGCAGATATGATGGATATTAAACCTGAATATGCAAATGTTATTAGAGATAATAAATCTGAAAAAGTTGAACCAGATGAAGTACAAATTGATGAAATAATTGAAATCAAGCCTGGCGAAAGAGTTCCTCTTGATGCTATTATTATAAAGGGGGAATCTACTCTTGATACTTCTGCTCTTACAGGAGAATCTTTTCCTGTTGAAGTGAGAGAAGGAGCAACTATATTAAGTGGTTGCATAAATATAAATGCTTTAATCTTAGCAAAAGTTACAAAAGAATATTTTGATTCAACAGTCAATAAAGTTTTAGATTTAGTTGAAAATGCTGCTGCTAAAAAATCAACTTCTGAAAGATTAATAACAAGATTTGCAAAAATATATACACCAATAGTAATAAGTTTAGCAGTATTACTAGCCATTTTACCACCAATCATAAGTGGGGAATATAATTTTAGACTTTGGATATTTAGAGCATTGTCATTTTTAGTTGTATCTTGTCCTTGTGCCTTTGTCATTTCTGTTCCTTTAAGTTTTTTTAGTGGAATAGGAGCTGCTTCAAGGGCTGGAGTTCTAATAAAAGGTGGAAACTATTTAGAAGCTCTATCAAAAGTTGATACAGTTGTTTTTGACAAAACAGGAACATTAACTAAAGGAGTATTTAATGTTCAAAAAGTCGTAGTTGTTGATAAAAATATAAAAGAAGATGAATTTATTTCTCTTGTTGCTGTGGCTGAATCAGGCTCAAACCATCCTATATCAAAATCTATACAAAAATATTATAATAAAGAAATTGACAAAAATTCTATAAATAGTATAAAGGAAATTTCTGGTAAGGGTATAGAAGCTATTGTCAATAATATGAAAATACTTGTTGGAAATGAAAAGTTAGTAAATGTTCCTAACGACCTTATTATCGATGATATTGGAACTATTCTTTATGTTGAAATAGATAATAAATTTACAGGGTATACAGTTATTTCAGATGAAATAAAAAAAGATGCTGAAAAAGCAATAGAAGGTTTAAAAGATATAGGGATAAAAAAGTCTATTATGTTTACTGGAGATATTGAAAAAGTTGCAAAAAAAGTTGGAGAAAACTTAGGACTTGATGAGATTTATTCCAATCTTTTACCACAAGATAAAGTAAGTAAATTTGAAGAAATTATAAAAAATAAAAATTCTAAGGGAAATGTAGTTTTTGTTGGAGATGGAATAAATGATGCTCCTGTGCTTGCAAGAGCAGATGTTGGAATAGCTATGGGAGCTATGGGTTCCGATGCTGCAATAGAAGCTGCTGATGTAGTTATTATGACTGATGAACCTAGTAAAATAGTAACTGCAATTAAAAGTTCTAAAAAAACTATGAAAATTGCTATGCAAAATATTGTCTTGGCTTTTGGAGTAAAAGCTATTGCACTAATTTTAAGTGCCTTAGGTATTGCAGATATGTGGATGGCAGTCTTTGCTGATACAGGTGTAACTATACTTGCAGTTTTAAATTCTTTTAGAGCTTTGAAAGTAGAAAATCAGTAA
- a CDS encoding YfcC family protein — MKRKNFEFPTAYTVLFLILILVTALTHVIPAGKYNRLFYQENTNEFVVETYGNGNINLEATQKNLDKLEIKIDVNKFIDGTIKKPMAIPNTYVKLDGKAQGFKELISAPISGIAESIDIIIFVLVLGGIVGIVNKTGTFNIAMKAISQKTKGKEFSLVIISFIFFAAGGTIFGFWEETIPFYSILMPLFLINNFDPLVPMATIFIGSAVGCMFSTVNPFSTIIASNAAGISFNEGLKFRFVALIVFSIISLLYIHRYIKKVKKNSNNSLVIKEQEEIREKFLKDYSQETNVKFDWRKKIILFLFIFQFIVMIWGVSSLGWWFQEAAAMFFGVAIIIMFLSGLSEKEAVNGFISGASEVVGVTLIIGLARAINIIMENGMISDTLLFYSSNVVAEMGKGLFSIVMLLIFAFLGIFIPSTSGLAVLSMPILAPLADTVGLSRAVVVDAFTWGQGVILFITPTGLIFVVLQIVGIPYNKWLKFVMPLILIIAILVIAILYARSVFF, encoded by the coding sequence GTGAAAAGAAAAAATTTTGAATTTCCAACAGCTTATACAGTATTATTTTTAATTTTAATTTTGGTAACAGCATTAACACATGTTATACCAGCAGGAAAATATAATAGACTGTTCTATCAGGAAAATACAAATGAGTTTGTGGTAGAAACATATGGAAATGGAAATATAAATTTAGAAGCAACACAAAAAAATTTAGATAAATTAGAGATTAAAATAGATGTAAATAAATTCATAGATGGTACAATAAAAAAACCTATGGCTATTCCAAATACCTATGTTAAATTGGATGGAAAAGCACAAGGTTTTAAAGAGTTAATTTCTGCTCCAATTTCAGGCATAGCTGAATCAATAGATATAATAATATTTGTCCTTGTATTAGGGGGAATAGTTGGTATAGTAAATAAGACAGGGACATTTAATATAGCAATGAAAGCTATTTCACAAAAAACAAAAGGAAAAGAATTTTCACTTGTTATAATAAGTTTTATTTTCTTTGCAGCAGGGGGGACAATATTTGGATTTTGGGAAGAAACAATACCTTTTTATTCAATCTTAATGCCATTGTTTTTAATAAATAATTTTGACCCGTTAGTTCCAATGGCAACTATATTCATAGGTTCAGCAGTAGGTTGTATGTTTTCAACAGTAAACCCATTTTCAACTATAATTGCATCAAATGCAGCAGGAATATCTTTTAATGAAGGTTTAAAATTTAGATTTGTAGCTTTAATAGTGTTTTCAATAATATCATTGCTATACATTCATAGATATATTAAAAAGGTTAAAAAAAATTCAAATAATTCTCTTGTTATAAAAGAACAAGAAGAAATAAGAGAGAAATTTTTAAAAGATTACAGTCAAGAAACTAATGTTAAATTTGACTGGAGAAAAAAGATAATATTATTTTTGTTTATTTTTCAATTTATAGTTATGATATGGGGGGTATCTTCACTAGGTTGGTGGTTTCAAGAAGCAGCTGCAATGTTTTTTGGAGTTGCAATAATTATTATGTTTTTATCTGGACTTAGTGAAAAAGAAGCAGTAAATGGGTTTATCTCAGGAGCTTCAGAAGTTGTTGGAGTTACTTTGATTATTGGTTTAGCAAGAGCTATAAATATTATAATGGAAAATGGAATGATCTCAGATACTTTACTTTTTTATTCATCTAATGTAGTTGCTGAAATGGGTAAAGGTTTATTTTCAATAGTAATGTTATTAATTTTTGCATTTTTAGGAATCTTTATTCCATCAACATCAGGTTTAGCTGTATTATCTATGCCAATACTAGCTCCACTTGCTGACACAGTGGGATTATCAAGAGCAGTTGTTGTTGATGCTTTTACTTGGGGACAAGGAGTGATATTGTTTATAACACCAACTGGGTTAATATTTGTTGTATTACAAATAGTGGGAATACCTTATAATAAATGGTTAAAATTTGTTATGCCACTAATATTAATTATAGCAATATTAGTAATTGCTATCTTATATGCAAGATCAGTATTTTTTTAA
- a CDS encoding heavy metal-associated domain-containing protein, translated as MKKVFKLEGLDCAHCAAKIEERVAKLEGVKSVVINFMTTKMTLESVDDNIEEIIENVKKLINEVEPDVNMVKA; from the coding sequence ATGAAAAAAGTATTTAAGTTAGAAGGATTGGATTGTGCTCACTGTGCAGCAAAGATTGAAGAAAGAGTTGCTAAATTAGAAGGAGTTAAATCTGTTGTAATAAATTTTATGACAACTAAAATGACACTTGAAAGTGTTGATGATAATATTGAAGAAATTATAGAAAATGTTAAAAAATTAATAAATGAAGTAGAACCTGATGTAAATATGGTAAAGGCGTAA
- a CDS encoding autotransporter-associated N-terminal domain-containing protein encodes MNNNNLYKVENTLRSIAKRYKSVKYSLGLAILFLMMGVGAFSEEVNPAANGVPTREEIATSRENLKNSVGNLQSKIDEARAENSKGLTGLRLELIQLMEQGDQVVKSPWSSWQFGLNYMYSKWNGTYKGRGDKKQNQLLARDASEDPLSRFTASSASNSSYGATDLALVSEPPVEIEVSAGIRPKDVNKQAPSFVPAAPAGALPPFDPKIIQPPKAPDAITVTPPNIIPPTLLGGGANPVRDRYRWFGEVGNSGDQNNFGAISQVSLTKGTFDISGNVLGYSDGDMTVNVKNYGATAYTGTVPNGNKPADGTYKLNARFFNTLLNVPYSEFGKDVEINYNFNKGAGGDEGAVINLETEGQVNGKLDDYAPNYITQEKKEILKKYQSYSGITGDDKGATELLFINKGTVNLLSENAIYLFTTTHTNGSNRTNYIDNEGTINAKGKNSVIIKHTPDTSEGRGWIYSNSKNGKMYADGEGSMVMGWAYRNLQYGRAAFINEGTIQVRGKKAIGIFMASDNGNSTMKPGSSVYLTKAIDLLGDESIGWVSQNTGIDGDTNNLVQFNIGKEAQIASIGNSLTEATKTEKAIGILQDHIKKTNTAAVIEIGEHTKGSMGVYARRGELNITAPAANSGISSSKIDLQGGKDNIGMVATANAKVNFDGEVKISGGESQKLALAEEGGKVNLKGAVTAGSASNFIKNSVTLYATGNNSEVKLTKPEKFTSYLSENSVAAYANNKGKIDMNNTALPSAPNINIKSTSNKGMGLFANNGGIINAQKHYMKIENGSTGISSIGSNGGVNSNVDFDGGKLDYNGEGYALYAKDGGKIKFTNGNLILRGKSTAMELNASGTNPINISNTKITVMSNDVIVFNILNATAPINVSNLAGDISNIVGSGINVAPGTEGGQTFNKYKLAALDGGTVNIDININKADGPTTVSGYYFQRFLGQRLKTNVNSNVTARLTTAQANELYKGQVVGIEANSSKNASSNTETQVNVAAGKTIDVARTDGTDKGGVGVFVNYGLVNNKGTISVEKDSTANSDGVGIYSANGSEVTNEGTIDVAGKNGIGILGIAYRTDAAGNPKVNEFGGKPGEGKVTILNKGKVTLNGEGATGIFAKNNKAGSNATNATATNDAAGILTLSGNKSVGMSGEKATLTNSGTIDIKGQESTGMFAKDSSEMTNNGTINLVDSTSADKPNIGMFTEDKDTVITNNKDIIGGNNTYGIYGKIVNLGAAGKIKVGDNSVGIFSNGKHAAGSIPTINLAANSKIEVGKNQAVGVFTTGENQVIKSDGDMKIGDSSYGFVIRGKGTKLFTNNTNGVTLGNDAVFAYSADTTGNIENKTTITATGSKNYGLYAAGVVKNLADINFGTGVGNVGIYSIGGGNATNGTPTIRPTIRVSKSDTVNKLYGIGMAAGYTDDNGVTRQTGTITNYGTIKVEKDNGIGMYATGSGSKAINRGNIELSGKGTTGMYLDNNAIGENYGTIKTVPNITKDGIIGVVAMNGAVIKNYGTIEIKGNGNTGIFLSKGKNEGTVPQDLDGSKGLEEKKQLPTGKKVSGIDINAPGDGTATIKRNGRVITPTYVDTVTNSATAPKVRSGVTELDLKAANLNNIPSLSRATSIGMYIDTSGVNYTNPIKGLEKLTNLKRVNLIFGTEASRYTSSKDIKIGQNILSPYNKVISTLSAGGGKKFTINSASLTWIATGTQNSDDTFNAVYLSKIPYTSFAKDKDTYNFMDGLEQRYGVEGIGSREKELFNKLNAIGKGEPVLFAQAVDEMKGHQYSNIQQRVQATGAILDREFDYLRSEWQTVTKDSNKIEAFGTRGEYKTDTAGVIDYKNHAYGVAYIHENEDVKLGKGIGWYTGIVHNRLKFKDLGKSKEEQLQGKIGLYKSVPFDDNNSLNWTISGDIFVGYNRMNRKFLIVDEIFQAKSRYYNYGIGIKNEIRKEFRLSEGFSLRPYAALNLEYGRTTKIREKSGEMKLEVKANDYISVRPEIGTELVYKHYFGTKSLKTGLSVAYENELGRVANAKNKARVAETTADWYNLRREKEDRRGNIKFDLNLGLDNQKYGVTANAGYDTKGKNVRGGLGLRVIF; translated from the coding sequence GTGAACAATAATAATCTGTATAAAGTAGAAAACACTTTGCGTTCAATAGCAAAGAGATATAAAAGTGTAAAATATTCATTAGGTTTAGCAATATTATTTTTAATGATGGGAGTAGGCGCTTTTTCTGAAGAAGTAAATCCAGCAGCAAATGGAGTACCAACAAGAGAAGAAATAGCAACATCAAGAGAAAACTTAAAAAATTCAGTAGGAAACTTGCAATCTAAGATAGATGAAGCAAGAGCAGAAAACTCAAAAGGTTTAACAGGATTAAGATTAGAATTAATACAATTAATGGAACAAGGGGATCAAGTAGTAAAATCACCTTGGTCATCATGGCAATTTGGACTAAACTATATGTACAGTAAATGGAATGGAACATATAAAGGAAGAGGGGATAAAAAGCAAAATCAATTATTAGCAAGAGATGCTTCAGAAGATCCTTTATCAAGATTTACTGCAAGTTCAGCAAGTAATAGTTCTTATGGGGCAACAGATTTGGCTCTAGTTAGTGAACCACCTGTTGAAATTGAAGTAAGTGCAGGGATAAGACCTAAGGATGTAAATAAACAAGCACCTAGTTTTGTACCAGCAGCACCAGCAGGAGCTTTACCACCATTTGATCCTAAAATAATACAACCACCAAAGGCGCCAGATGCTATAACAGTTACACCACCTAATATAATACCACCAACTTTATTAGGCGGAGGAGCAAATCCTGTCAGAGATAGATATCGTTGGTTTGGAGAAGTTGGAAATAGTGGAGATCAAAATAACTTTGGAGCTATTTCACAGGTTAGTTTAACTAAAGGGACTTTTGATATTAGTGGAAATGTATTAGGTTATTCTGATGGAGATATGACTGTTAATGTAAAAAATTATGGAGCTACTGCATATACAGGAACAGTTCCTAATGGAAATAAACCGGCTGATGGAACATATAAATTAAATGCGAGATTTTTTAATACTTTATTAAATGTTCCTTATTCTGAATTTGGAAAAGATGTTGAAATTAATTATAATTTTAATAAAGGTGCTGGTGGAGATGAAGGGGCTGTTATTAACTTAGAAACAGAAGGACAAGTTAATGGAAAACTTGATGATTATGCACCTAACTATATCACTCAAGAGAAAAAAGAAATATTAAAGAAGTATCAATCTTATTCTGGAATAACAGGAGATGATAAAGGGGCAACTGAGCTTTTATTCATTAATAAGGGAACAGTTAATTTATTGAGTGAAAATGCAATTTATTTATTTACTACAACTCACACTAATGGAAGTAATCGTACAAACTATATTGATAATGAGGGAACTATAAATGCAAAGGGTAAGAATTCTGTTATCATAAAACATACACCAGATACATCAGAAGGAAGAGGTTGGATTTATTCAAACAGTAAAAATGGAAAAATGTATGCTGATGGTGAAGGTTCTATGGTAATGGGTTGGGCATATAGAAACTTACAATATGGAAGAGCAGCTTTTATAAATGAAGGAACTATCCAAGTAAGAGGAAAAAAAGCAATAGGAATTTTTATGGCATCTGATAATGGGAACTCAACAATGAAACCTGGAAGTTCAGTATATCTAACTAAGGCAATAGATTTATTAGGAGATGAGTCTATTGGTTGGGTATCACAAAATACTGGTATAGATGGAGATACTAATAACTTAGTTCAATTTAATATAGGTAAAGAAGCACAAATTGCCTCAATAGGAAATAGTTTAACAGAGGCAACTAAAACTGAAAAAGCAATAGGAATTTTACAAGATCATATTAAAAAGACAAATACAGCAGCTGTTATTGAAATAGGAGAACATACTAAGGGAAGTATGGGAGTTTATGCAAGACGAGGTGAATTAAATATTACAGCACCAGCTGCTAATTCAGGTATTAGTTCAAGTAAAATAGATTTACAAGGTGGAAAAGATAATATTGGAATGGTTGCAACTGCCAATGCAAAAGTGAATTTTGATGGAGAAGTGAAGATTAGTGGAGGAGAAAGTCAAAAATTAGCTTTAGCAGAAGAAGGTGGAAAAGTTAACTTAAAAGGAGCTGTTACTGCTGGAAGTGCTTCTAATTTTATAAAAAATTCAGTTACTTTATATGCAACAGGAAATAATTCTGAAGTAAAACTTACTAAACCAGAAAAATTTACATCATATTTATCAGAAAATTCGGTGGCTGCTTATGCTAATAATAAGGGTAAAATTGATATGAATAATACAGCTCTTCCAAGTGCACCAAATATAAATATTAAGAGTACATCTAATAAAGGGATGGGATTGTTTGCTAATAATGGTGGAATAATTAATGCTCAAAAACATTATATGAAAATAGAAAATGGAAGTACTGGAATATCTTCTATTGGTTCAAATGGAGGAGTAAATTCTAATGTAGATTTTGATGGAGGAAAACTTGACTATAATGGAGAAGGTTATGCTCTTTATGCAAAAGATGGAGGAAAGATAAAATTCACTAATGGTAATCTTATTTTACGTGGTAAATCTACTGCTATGGAATTGAATGCTTCTGGAACTAATCCAATAAATATTTCAAATACTAAAATTACTGTTATGTCAAATGATGTTATAGTATTTAATATATTAAACGCAACAGCTCCTATAAATGTAAGTAATCTAGCAGGAGATATAAGTAATATTGTTGGATCAGGAATTAATGTTGCTCCTGGAACTGAAGGAGGACAAACATTTAATAAATACAAACTTGCAGCCTTAGATGGAGGAACAGTAAATATTGATATTAATATAAACAAAGCAGATGGTCCAACAACTGTTAGTGGATATTATTTCCAAAGATTTTTAGGACAACGTTTAAAAACAAATGTTAATTCAAATGTAACTGCTAGATTAACAACAGCACAAGCTAATGAATTATATAAAGGTCAAGTAGTTGGAATAGAGGCTAACTCAAGTAAAAATGCTAGCAGTAATACAGAAACTCAAGTTAATGTTGCAGCAGGAAAAACAATAGATGTTGCAAGAACAGATGGAACAGATAAAGGTGGAGTAGGAGTATTTGTTAATTATGGACTAGTTAATAATAAAGGAACTATCTCTGTTGAAAAAGACTCTACTGCTAATAGTGATGGTGTTGGAATATATTCAGCAAATGGTTCAGAAGTAACTAATGAAGGAACAATAGATGTTGCTGGAAAGAATGGAATAGGAATATTAGGTATAGCATATAGAACAGATGCTGCAGGAAATCCAAAGGTAAATGAATTTGGAGGAAAACCAGGAGAAGGAAAAGTAACTATTCTAAACAAAGGAAAAGTAACTTTAAATGGTGAAGGAGCAACAGGAATTTTTGCTAAAAATAACAAGGCAGGGTCAAATGCTACAAATGCAACTGCAACAAATGATGCAGCTGGAATTTTAACACTAAGTGGAAATAAATCTGTTGGTATGTCAGGAGAAAAAGCAACTTTAACAAATTCAGGTACAATAGATATTAAAGGACAAGAAAGTACAGGAATGTTTGCTAAAGATTCTTCTGAAATGACAAATAATGGAACAATTAATTTAGTAGATTCAACATCAGCAGATAAACCTAATATAGGTATGTTTACAGAAGATAAAGATACTGTAATCACTAATAATAAAGATATAATAGGTGGAAATAATACTTATGGTATCTACGGTAAAATTGTAAATCTTGGCGCAGCAGGAAAAATAAAAGTTGGAGATAATTCAGTAGGAATATTCTCTAATGGTAAACATGCAGCTGGCTCAATACCAACTATAAATTTAGCTGCAAATTCAAAAATAGAAGTTGGTAAAAATCAAGCAGTAGGAGTATTTACTACTGGAGAAAACCAAGTTATAAAATCAGATGGAGATATGAAAATAGGAGATAGCTCTTATGGATTTGTAATAAGAGGTAAAGGAACTAAACTATTTACTAACAATACAAATGGAGTTACATTAGGTAATGATGCAGTATTTGCATATTCAGCAGATACAACAGGAAATATTGAAAATAAAACAACAATAACTGCAACAGGAAGTAAGAATTATGGTTTATATGCAGCTGGAGTTGTAAAGAATTTAGCAGATATAAACTTTGGAACAGGAGTAGGAAATGTTGGAATATATAGTATAGGTGGAGGAAATGCAACAAATGGAACTCCTACAATTAGACCAACAATAAGAGTAAGTAAAAGTGATACAGTAAATAAATTGTATGGAATAGGAATGGCAGCAGGTTATACAGATGATAATGGAGTAACTCGTCAAACTGGAACTATTACAAACTATGGAACTATAAAAGTAGAAAAAGATAATGGAATAGGAATGTATGCTACTGGAAGTGGTTCAAAAGCAATAAACCGTGGTAATATAGAATTGAGTGGAAAAGGCACAACAGGAATGTACTTAGATAATAATGCTATTGGAGAAAACTATGGAACAATAAAGACAGTTCCTAATATAACAAAAGATGGTATTATTGGAGTAGTTGCAATGAATGGTGCTGTAATTAAAAACTATGGAACAATAGAAATAAAAGGTAATGGTAATACAGGAATCTTTTTATCAAAGGGTAAAAATGAAGGAACTGTTCCACAAGATTTAGATGGTTCAAAAGGATTAGAAGAAAAGAAACAATTACCAACAGGTAAGAAAGTATCTGGAATAGATATTAATGCCCCTGGTGATGGAACAGCAACAATTAAAAGAAATGGAAGAGTTATAACTCCTACTTATGTAGATACAGTTACAAATTCAGCTACTGCGCCAAAAGTAAGATCTGGAGTAACAGAATTAGATTTAAAAGCAGCTAACTTAAATAATATCCCATCTTTAAGTCGTGCAACTTCAATAGGAATGTACATAGATACATCAGGAGTAAATTATACTAATCCTATTAAAGGTCTAGAAAAATTAACAAATCTAAAGAGAGTAAATTTGATATTTGGAACAGAAGCATCAAGATATACTAGTAGTAAAGATATAAAAATTGGACAAAATATCTTATCACCATATAATAAAGTTATATCAACTCTTAGTGCTGGTGGAGGTAAGAAATTTACAATAAATTCAGCTAGTTTAACTTGGATAGCAACAGGAACACAAAATTCAGATGATACTTTTAATGCAGTATATTTGTCAAAAATACCTTATACTTCATTTGCAAAAGATAAAGATACATACAACTTTATGGATGGTTTGGAACAAAGATATGGAGTTGAAGGAATAGGTTCAAGAGAAAAAGAGTTATTTAATAAATTAAATGCTATTGGAAAAGGAGAACCTGTACTATTTGCACAAGCAGTAGATGAAATGAAAGGACATCAATATTCAAATATTCAACAAAGAGTACAAGCAACAGGAGCTATTTTAGATAGAGAATTTGATTATTTAAGAAGTGAATGGCAAACTGTAACTAAGGATTCTAATAAGATTGAAGCGTTTGGAACAAGAGGAGAATATAAGACAGATACTGCAGGTGTAATAGATTATAAGAACCATGCTTATGGAGTAGCTTATATTCATGAAAATGAAGATGTTAAGTTAGGAAAAGGTATTGGATGGTATACAGGTATAGTACACAATAGACTTAAATTTAAAGATTTAGGAAAGTCAAAAGAAGAACAATTACAAGGTAAAATTGGACTATATAAGTCAGTACCATTTGATGATAACAATAGTTTAAATTGGACAATATCTGGAGATATATTTGTTGGATACAATAGAATGAATAGAAAATTCTTAATAGTAGATGAAATATTCCAAGCAAAATCTAGATACTATAACTATGGAATAGGAATTAAAAATGAAATAAGAAAAGAATTTAGATTGAGTGAAGGTTTCTCACTAAGACCATATGCAGCATTGAACTTAGAATATGGAAGAACAACTAAGATAAGAGAAAAATCTGGAGAAATGAAATTAGAAGTAAAAGCTAATGATTATATTTCTGTAAGACCAGAAATTGGAACAGAATTAGTATATAAACATTACTTTGGAACTAAGTCATTAAAGACTGGATTATCAGTAGCTTATGAAAATGAATTAGGAAGAGTAGCAAATGCTAAGAATAAGGCAAGAGTAGCAGAAACAACAGCAGATTGGTATAATCTAAGAAGAGAAAAAGAAGATAGAAGAGGAAATATTAAATTTGACTTAAATCTTGGATTAGATAACCAAAAATACGGAGTAACTGCAAATGCAGGTTATGATACAAAAGGTAAAAATGTAAGAGGTGGATTAGGACTAAGAGTTATATTCTAA
- a CDS encoding ArsR/SmtB family transcription factor — translation MKTTKTVNSCDCDSVNQELVDKVKKKFPEDEILGDLSDFFKVIGDGTRIRILWALDVSEMCVCDIANVLNMTKSAVSHQLRALRDADLVKFRKSGKEVLYSLSDNHVKEIFEQGLIHIQEDKGDE, via the coding sequence ATGAAGACAACTAAAACTGTAAACTCTTGTGATTGTGATAGTGTAAATCAAGAATTAGTTGATAAAGTAAAAAAGAAATTCCCAGAAGATGAAATTCTTGGAGATTTATCTGATTTCTTTAAAGTTATAGGAGATGGAACAAGAATTAGAATACTTTGGGCATTAGATGTCAGTGAAATGTGTGTTTGTGATATAGCTAATGTTTTAAATATGACAAAGTCAGCAGTATCTCATCAATTAAGAGCTTTAAGAGATGCTGATTTAGTTAAATTTAGAAAATCTGGAAAAGAAGTTCTTTATTCACTATCAGATAATCACGTAAAAGAAATTTTTGAACAAGGTTTAATACATATACAAGAAGATAAAGGAGATGAATAG